A stretch of DNA from Curtobacterium sp. MCBD17_035:
ACACGGTGGTGCACACCGTGTTGGGCGCAGCGGAACCGGATGTGATGTGGCGTCCGCCGTCGCTGCGGACGGGGACGTTCCAGTTCCTGTTCGACAACAGCGATGACGCGCAGACCGCGCTGACGATCGTGCAGAACGGTGCACCCGCGTTGATGGATGACACGGACCGGCCGGAACTGGCGATGTCGTTCGTGGCGTCAGGTTCGGTGTCGTTGGAGTTGGACGACCAGACGCAGACGCTGTGGGTGCTGTCCGTCGGATTTCAGGAGGTGTAGTCGTGATCCTCCGACAGACGTACCAGGCTTATGTGCAGGCATCCCCTGACTCGCAGCCCCTCGACGTGGTGGATGCCACCGTGACGTTGGACGAGCAACAGGTTCCGTTCGGTAGCGCGTCGCTCACGATCAACACGCCAACGCCCGCCGTGCTCGCGTTGCTCGACCCGCGAACCAACCCGAAGTTGGTTCTTGAGATGACGGCTGAGAACGGCGCGAACAATTTGCGCACCATGTTCCTGCTGGTCACGGGCCGGACTGTTGACCACGACGAAGGCACGACATCGGTGACGGCGGTGACGTTCGATCAGCAGGTCGTGAATTACCGGCTGGTGGCAGCGGAGGCTGACAACTCGTTCCGCGCGGTGCAGTCCTCGGTTCGGGCGATCACTGAGAAGGTGCTTGCCGATATCGGACTCGGGTTCGTGCCCTCGGTGAACGGGACCGCCGACGCCGACTTCACGACGCTGACGAACCTGACGAACTACATCACGAACGGTGCGTTCGAGGACTCGACGGTGACGGGTTGGACTGGCAGCAATGCGACGTTGACGCAGGTGACGGCGTGGGCGCAGTCGGGCACGCACAGCATGCAGATCGGTCCGTCCAGCACGTCCTCCGCTGACTCGTACGCGCTGATGACGCTGACGAACCTGACCCCCGGAAGCACGTACACCTGCTTCGGGTACGAGCACCTTCCGGCGACGCAGAACAGCACCGCGGCGACGAGCACTCGGTCCCGCGCCATCGTGATCGTGACGACGCCGACGGGCGGGTCGGCTTCGGTCCTGGCGCAGTCGGCGCAGCCCGCGAACGCTGTCGGGATGTACCGGGTGTCGGTGACGTTCACGGTGCCCGCGAACACGGCGTCGGTTCAGGTGCGGTTGTACAACGGCGGGCAGTCGGGTTCGACGGTGACGCAGTGGGACAACGTGATGTTGGTCGATGGTGACGGTACGGAGACTGACGGCACGGCGCTGGCGTACTTCGATGGAGACACGCCTGACACTGCCCTGTATGGGTACGCGTGGACGGGCACGAACGGCGCGTCCACCTCGACGCGGGTTCCGGTGTTCAGCCGTCCTCCCGAGTCGTTGGCGTGGTCCCCGGGCCAGTCGGCGTGGGACTTCCTGTCCCCGATCCTCACCGCGGTGGGGTTGCGGTTGTTCTGCACGGACGGTGCCGACTTTTTCCTGGTGGACAACACCTACTCGGAGGACGGGTTGGTGACGCTTGCTGTTGGTCGCAACCTGTACTCCGCGTCCAGCACGCTGGACAGGACGCAGACGGCGGTCGATGGTTCGTTGATGTTCTTCGAAGCGGCCGTGGTCACGTACACGTGGACGGATCAGGCGGGCAACACGGAGACCGCGTACGACTCGTACTCCGCCGTGGACAACCCGTCGAACGTGCTCACCGTGTCGTACGACAAGGCGTACCCGGGGCCGGGAGCGGCGAAGTACATGGTCACCCGGAACATGAACCGTGGGTACGGGCTGGACCTGACGGCACGGCCGGACTTCAGGGTCACGCCGTCGCAGCAGGTGTCCGCGACGGTTCCCGGGTTGGACCCGCAGGTGGGGTGGGTGTCGTCGGTGACGTGGTCGCTGGCGGCGGCGGAGATGACGGTCACCACCCGGGGACTCATCAGCACTCCGACGACGAGTTGGTTCTTCGTCGCCGGTCAGACTTGGGCGTCGTCTGCTGGCACGTCCTGGGCGAACGACTAGGGAGACATCATGGCTATCGGGGATGCGGCTGCGGCAGCGGGACTCGTCGTGTACGGGTCGGACCAGGACCGGTCGTTGGGGTACCAGAACGACAACCAGCGCGGCGATGATGTTGCTGCTGTGATGGCGCGGACGGATGCGTTGGAGGCGGCAGCGTTGAACCCGCCGCTGTTCTCCGCGTACCGGGGTGCGGCGCAGAACGTGGGGTCGAACACGTGGAGTGTGATCGCGTCGGATCGGTTCACGGTGGAGGTGAACAGGGGCTTCGCGTCGTGGGCGAACGGCGGTCTGGTCGTGTCCCGCGCGGGCGTGTACGAGGTGTCGTGCCATGTGGAGTTCCTGGGCGATGACTACAACCAGGTTGGCTGCCAGTTGACGGTGAACACGTCGTCGCCGGACACGGATAACACGTTGTGCAAGGGCGAGGTGATGGGTTCGGGTTCGGGTTCGCACAACGGCGGGCCTACGGGCTTCGGGATGCGGCGGCTGGCTGTTGGGGACGTGGTGCGGATGTTGGTGCTTCAGACGAACACGAACGACAACGTGTGGTCGTATGGGCCGTCGAAGCCTGACCTGGGGTGGACGATGCGTTGGGTTACCGCGTGACCGTAGGTTGAGCGGATGACGAGTATCGAGAAGCAGACAGCGCAGATCGTTCTGGACCTGCTCAGCGGAACCGAGGGCGCAACCAGCGAGGAGCGCCGTCAGGCGTTCCTTACCAGCGGGAAGCAGTTGCAGGAGGCCGGTGCGTTGCCGGTGGTTCTCGACGATGACGGGACGGCGCTGGTTGACCCCACGAAGTTCCTGATCGGGATCACGCTGGTTGACCTCTACCTCGTGCAGCGCCTCACAGGATTCACGGGACTGAGCCGTGAGGAAGTGATGTTCGACGCGCGCCAGTTCGTTGACTCGCTCGATATTTAGGAGTCCTAGGCGGTGAGGAAGTTGCCTACGGTTCCGGTGACGATGCCGATGACGAGCAGGGCGATCGTGAACCACTGCTTCCGTGTCGTGTAGTTGTCGAACAAGAAGCGTTCCCGGTCCGAGAGTTGGTCCGCCTCGGTCGTGCCTGCCGGGGGAGAGTTGCCGTCGATGCTGCGCTGCTGCACCGGACGCCGTAGCAGCCGCTGTCCGGCTCGGATGTCCTTGATGACCAGGAAGACACCGCCCGTCTCGGCTACGCACGAGATGGCGAACAGGACGCGGGCAAGGTTGTCCAACATGGGGCTGAGGGTAGGGCAGTCCCCACCTAGTCCCCAAAAACGTCTCTACGCCACTCGAACCCACTCGCGCCCACAGCACTCAGACCCGCGAGAATCCAACGCTCTGAGTATTCTGCAACACATGGCACGCATCGAAGAGCAGTTCTGGTTCAACACCACCACGCACCAGGTCGAACAGGGCATGCAGTCCCCGAACCGCGACCGCATCGGGCCCTTCGACACGCGCGAGGAGGCGCAGGCGGCACTCGACCGTGTCCGTGCGAACAACGCACGGTGGGACCAGGAGGACGCGCAGGGCTGACCGTCCCGCCGCTGCCCCGCCGATGTCCGGTTCGCGCGAGCGGAGGTCCGATGTGCGCAGGACCTCGTCCGGCTTGCGCAGTCCGATCGCGTCGCGACCCCGTCGGACGTACCGTCGGAGCGGGCGGGGAGGCTGACCACGGCGACCCACCGATGCCAGCATCCGGTCCGGTGTCCTCGCTCCGTCGAGAGGAGGCACCAGATGAGCCTGTACGAGTCCCAGTCCGGCGTGGAGCCGGCCCGCATCGCCACCTACCGCCGGCTCCGGCAGCAATGGCGCCGCGGCACGCTGACGAGCAGCGGTGGCCCACGGTACGAGGACTTCTTCAGCGACGACGCGTCGTCGCTGGTCGATCGCTAGCCGACACGAGGAACGGCCCGGCACCCATGGGGTGCCGGGCCGTTCGTCATCCGGCCGGGAGGCCCGGCCTCAGCGGTACTGCTGCGGCCGGTACGTGATCGGCAGACGACGGTCGCGTCCGAACGCCATGCCCGAGATCTTCGGGCCGATGGCACCCTGCCGGCGCTTCCACTCGGAGCGGTCGACCAGCCGGGTCACCTCGGCCACCGTGTCGGGGTCGTGACCCTCCGCCACGATGTCGGCGGCACCCAGGGCCCGGGTGATGTACCCGTCCAGGATGCTGTCGAGCACCTCGTACGGCGGGAGCGAGTCCTCGTCCTTCTGGTCGGGACGGAGCTCGGCCGATGGCGGTTTGGTGATCGAGTTCTCGGGGATCGGCTCGGTCTCGCCCCGTCCCGCGGCGAACCGGTTGCGCCACGTGGCGAGTTCCCACACGAGGGTCTTGGGGACGTCCTTGATCGGTGCGAAGCCGCCGACCGAGTCACCGTAGATGGTGGAGTACCCGACCGACAGTTCGGTCTTGTTCCCGGTCGTGAGCACCAGGTGACCGTCGAGGTTCGACAGCCCCATGAGCACGAGCGCCCGGGCGCGGGCCTGGATGTTCTCGGCGGCGAGCCCGGTCAGGTGGAGCTGGTCCTCGAAGGGGCGTACGAGGTCGGCGATCGCCTCGGTCCGGTAGTGCAGGCCGAGGCGTTCGGCGACGTCGTCGGCGTCCGAGCGGGAGTGCTCCGACGACCACTGCGACGGCATCGAGACGCCGTACACGCGGTCGGGGCCGAGGGCGTCGACCGCGATCGCCGCGCACACCGCCGAGTCGATCCCACCGGACAGGCCGAGGACGACCGAACGGAAGCCGTTCTTCTCGACGTAGTCGCGTGTGCCGAGGACGAGCGCGTTCCAGATCTCCTCGAGGTCGTCACGGGGTTCGGCGACGTCGCGGGGGAGTGCCGGGCGTTGGCCGTCCAGCGCGATGCTCCCGGGGGTGGTGTCCGGGGTGTCGAGGAGGACCCGGTGGACGTCCTCGGTCACGACCGGGTCGGTCGCCGGCGCGGGGTCGAGGTCGACGAGGAGCAGGTGCTCCCGGAACTGCGGGGCGCGGGCGAGGACCGTCCCCGCTTCGTCGACGACGAGGCTGTCCCCGTCGAAGACCAGGTCGTCCTGGCCGCCCACGATGTTGACGTAGGCGACGATCGTGTCGGACTCCGTGGCCCGCCGGGTGACGAGCGGGAGGCGGACCTCGTCCTTGTCCGCGATCCACGGCGAGGCGTTGACGACGAGGAGCAAGCCTGCGTCGGCGGCGAGCACCCGGGCGACCGGACCGCCCTCGCGCCACAGGTCCTCGCAGATGATGATCGCGACGTCGACGTCGGCGATGCGCGCGACGAGCAGGTCGTCGCCCGGGATGAACACCCGGTACTCGTCGAACACCGAGTAGTTCGGCAGGTGGTACTTGGCGGTCGTGGCGATGACCCGCCCGTGCTGGAGCACGCTCGCGCAGTTCTGGGCGATGGCGCTCGGCGCGGTGGTGACGTCCACCGAGCGGGGCTCGAACGGGCCGTCCGGGTGGCCGACGACGACGGCGACGTCCCCGAGGCCCTGGTCGGCGAGCCGGCGTGCGAGGGTCTCCACGGCCTCCCGTGCGGCGCGGAGGAACGACGGGCGCGAGGCGAGGTCCTCGATGGGGTACCCGGAGATCGCCATCTCGCCGAAGGCGACGAGGTCCGCGCCCTGCTCGGCGGCCGATCGCGTGGCCGTGATGATGCCTGCCGCGTTGTGCTCGAACGCCCCGACGACCGGGTTGGTCTGTGCGAGCGCCAAGCGGAGTCGGGGCATGGCCACTACCCTAGTGACGACCATCAGAAAGGGCGTGCATGGACAAGCAGACGGACTTCGTGCTCCGCACCATCGAGGAGCGCGGCATCAAGTTCATCCGACTCTGGTTCACCGACGTCATCGGCACGCTCAAGTCCGTCGCGATCGCCCCCGCCGAGGTCGAGGGCGCGTTCGCCGAGGGGATCGGGTTCGACGGCTCCGCGATCGAGGGCCTCACCCGCTCGTACGAGGCCGACGTGCTCGCGCACCCGGACCCCTCGACGTTCCAGATCCTGCCCTGGCGCGGCGAGGTCGACCCGACCGCCCGCATGTTCTGTGACATCACGACCCCGGACGGGCAGCCCGCGGTGGCCGATCCGCGCAACGTCCTCAAGCGCACGCTCGCACGTGCCGGCGAGCGCGGCTTCACCTTCTACACGCACCCCGAGGTCGAGTTCTACCTGCTCAAGAGCCTGGCGCTCACCGACGGCCGTCCGGAGCCCGTCGACCAGGCCGGGTACTTCGACAACGTGCCCGGCGGCAGTGCCCACGACTTCCGGCGTCGTTCGGTGCGCATGCTCGAGGACCTCGGCATCTCGGTGGAGTTCTCCCACCACGAGGCCGGCCCGGGCCAGAACGAGATCGACCTCCGCTACGCGGACGCCCTGACGACCGCCGACAACATCATGACCTTCCGCACCGTCGTGAAAGAGGTCGCGATCGAGCAGGGCGTCTACGCCACGTTCATGCCGAAGCCGCTGTCGGGTCGGCCGGGTTCCGGCATGCACACGCACGTGTCGTTGTTCGAGGGCGACCAGAACGCCTTCTACGAGCCCGGTGGCGAGTACCAGCTGTCGACGATGGGCCGTCAGTTCATCGCGGGGCTGCTCCGACACGCGCCCGAGATCACCGCCGTCACGAACCAGTTCGTCAACTCGTACAAGCGCCTCTGGGGCGGTGACGAGGCTCCGTCCTTCGTGACGTGGGGGCACAACAACCGCTCGGCCCTCGTCCGCGTGCCCCTGTACAAGCCGAACAAGGGGCAGTCGAGCCGGGTCGAGTACCGGGCGATGGACTCCGCCGCCAACCCCTACCTCGCGTTCTCGCTGCTCCTCGCCGCGGGGCTCAAGGGCATCGAGGAGGGCTACGAGCTCCCCGCGGAGGCCGAGGACAACGTGTGGAGCCTCACCGACGCGGAGCGCCGTGCACTCGG
This window harbors:
- a CDS encoding SPOR domain-containing protein, translated to MARIEEQFWFNTTTHQVEQGMQSPNRDRIGPFDTREEAQAALDRVRANNARWDQEDAQG
- a CDS encoding NAD+ synthase; its protein translation is MPRLRLALAQTNPVVGAFEHNAAGIITATRSAAEQGADLVAFGEMAISGYPIEDLASRPSFLRAAREAVETLARRLADQGLGDVAVVVGHPDGPFEPRSVDVTTAPSAIAQNCASVLQHGRVIATTAKYHLPNYSVFDEYRVFIPGDDLLVARIADVDVAIIICEDLWREGGPVARVLAADAGLLLVVNASPWIADKDEVRLPLVTRRATESDTIVAYVNIVGGQDDLVFDGDSLVVDEAGTVLARAPQFREHLLLVDLDPAPATDPVVTEDVHRVLLDTPDTTPGSIALDGQRPALPRDVAEPRDDLEEIWNALVLGTRDYVEKNGFRSVVLGLSGGIDSAVCAAIAVDALGPDRVYGVSMPSQWSSEHSRSDADDVAERLGLHYRTEAIADLVRPFEDQLHLTGLAAENIQARARALVLMGLSNLDGHLVLTTGNKTELSVGYSTIYGDSVGGFAPIKDVPKTLVWELATWRNRFAAGRGETEPIPENSITKPPSAELRPDQKDEDSLPPYEVLDSILDGYITRALGAADIVAEGHDPDTVAEVTRLVDRSEWKRRQGAIGPKISGMAFGRDRRLPITYRPQQYR
- a CDS encoding glutamine synthetase family protein, which produces MDKQTDFVLRTIEERGIKFIRLWFTDVIGTLKSVAIAPAEVEGAFAEGIGFDGSAIEGLTRSYEADVLAHPDPSTFQILPWRGEVDPTARMFCDITTPDGQPAVADPRNVLKRTLARAGERGFTFYTHPEVEFYLLKSLALTDGRPEPVDQAGYFDNVPGGSAHDFRRRSVRMLEDLGISVEFSHHEAGPGQNEIDLRYADALTTADNIMTFRTVVKEVAIEQGVYATFMPKPLSGRPGSGMHTHVSLFEGDQNAFYEPGGEYQLSTMGRQFIAGLLRHAPEITAVTNQFVNSYKRLWGGDEAPSFVTWGHNNRSALVRVPLYKPNKGQSSRVEYRAMDSAANPYLAFSLLLAAGLKGIEEGYELPAEAEDNVWSLTDAERRALGYNQLPASLDHALSLMEDSELVAETLGEQVFNFVLLNKRQEWKAYRDQVTPFELETNLERL